In Phyllostomus discolor isolate MPI-MPIP mPhyDis1 chromosome 3, mPhyDis1.pri.v3, whole genome shotgun sequence, a single genomic region encodes these proteins:
- the PRR14 gene encoding proline-rich protein 14 isoform X3 produces the protein MPLGMMAARWLHLFFSPHRKTRTGDWALPGGSEKKAFRGWAVQDKADFKGAAGGSRRRPEIGGRRRLPGQPRLCRQPLSRALWGARSPKRPRLQPPVAPSPLEKASRRVLAVVLEDVMAAHMVPLVPQEETSTPRHRSNRWDSVHNQLPASPPRQAMWSSQARPHYPLHLCREPLSRIHQSSSTPRHRSRTTPVPEEGPSQEVGRAPQPTLVVMLEDVTSPRPPAEGFTDETPNFIIPARRAESMMMVHQTMPPSKDLEAPFQASVLSADPLENSSPAPDPVLEAPSTPPPSSLLRPRLSPWGLAPLFRSVRSKLESFADIFLTPNKAPQPPPPSPPMKLELKIAISEAEQSRAAEGTASVSPRPPIRQWRAQDHHTPVPLPKPPLGRSHSCPDLGPPGSDTCSWPPSSYHPSRPRPRRHTVGSGEMARVPPPPPPRPCLRKEVFPLGGVGGSPPLITSCSSTASTSSSFSEPAKPRLGSTKGKEPQASQDQVLSDPETKTMGKVSRFRIRRTVARPQLNLTPMGLPRPIRLNKKEFSLEEIYTNKNYQSPTTRRTFETIFEEPRERNGTLIFTSSRKLRRAVEFRDSSLPRSRRPSRGVRAAAGRTLTPNVAPSPDVGPLLQQRLEELDALLLEEEEVD, from the exons ATGCCCCTAGGGATGATGGCTGCCAGGTGGCTTCACTTATTTTTCTCACCACACAGGAAGACGCGGACCGGCGATTGGGCACTGCCTGGAGGCTCCGAGAAGAAGGCCTTCCGCGGTTGGGCAGTGCAGGATAAGGCTGATTTTAAAGGAGCCGCAGGTGGGAGCCGTCGAAGACCCGAGATCGGCGGGAGGCGGCG CCTGCCTGGCCAGCCACGTCTGTGCCGCCAGCCTTTGAGTCGAGCATTATGGGGAGCCAGAAGCCCGAAACGGCCGAGGCTGCAGCCCCCAGTGGCCCCTTCACCCTTGGAAAAGGCCTCTCGGAGGGTCCTGGCCGTGGTACTGGAAGATGTCATGGCTGCCCATATG GTCCCCCTGGTGCCTCAAGAGGAGACCTCTACTCCACGGCACCGCAGCAACCGTTGGGATTCTGTCCACAACCAGCTGCCTGCCTCACCACCCCGACAGGCCATGTGGTCATCACAGGCCAG GCCTCACTACCCACTGCACTTATGCCGAGAGCCCTTGAGCCGCATTCACCAGTCTTCTTCCACCCCGAGGCATCGATCAAGGACAACCCCTGTCCCAGAGGAAGGCCCTTCACAAGAGGTGGGCCGGGCCCCCCAGCCCACTCTGGTGGTGATGCTAGAAGATGTTACCAGTCCAAGACCCCCAGCTGAG GGCTTCACGGATGAGACTCCCAACTTCATCATCCCAGCaagaag AGCTGAATCCATGATGATGGTTCACCAGACAATGCCTCCGTCCAAGGACCTGGAAGCCCCATTCCAGGCATCTGTCCTGTCTGCAGACCCTCTGGAGAACTCATCACCAG cCCCAGATCCTGTTCTGGAAGCCCCATCGACCCCACCGCCATCCAGCCTTTTACGCCCCCGCCTCAGCCCCTGGGGCTTGGCACCCCTCTTCCGTTCTGTTCGTTCCAAGCTGGAGAGCTTTGCTGACATCTTCCTCACACCCAACAaagccccacagcccccacccccatcacccccCATGAAGTTGGAGTTGAAGATTGCCATCTCAGAGGCTGAGCAGTCCAGGGCTGCTGAGGGTACTGCATCCGTCAGTCCCCGCCCTCCTATCCGACAGTGGCGAGCTCAAGACCATCATACCCCAGTACCTCTCCCTAAGCCACCTCTGGGCCGAAGCCACTCCTGCCCTGACCTGGGGCCTCCTGGCTCAGATACCTGCAGCTGGCCCCCTTCTTCATACCACCCAAGCCGGCCACGGCCTCGGCGGCATACTGTGGGTAGTGGAGAGATGGCTCGagtcccaccaccaccaccccctcgaCCCTGTCTCCGGAAAGAGGTCTTCCCTCTTGGAGGAGTGGGAGGCTCTCCTCCCCTCATCACATCTTGTTCGTCCACTGcatccacttcctcctccttctctgaaCCTGCAAAACCCAG GTTGGGCTCAACCAAGGGAAAGGAGCCACAGGCCTCACAGGACCAAGTGCTGTCAGACCCTGAGACCAAG ACCATGGGAAAGGTTTCTCGATTTAGAATACGCAGGACAGTGGCCCGTCCTCAACTAAACCTTACACCAATGGGGCTGCCTCGACCAATCAG GTTGAACAAGAAAGAGTTCAGCTTGGAAGAAATTTACACCAACAAGAATTATCAATCACCTACAACCAGGAG GACCTTTGAGACCATCTTTGAGGAACCAAGGGAGCGCAATGGGACTCTGATTTTTACCAGCTCAAGGAAGCTGCGGCGGGCTGTGGAATTTCGGGACAGCAGCCTTCCTCGATCCCGGAGGCCATCTCGTGGGGTCCGGGCTGCTGCTGGCAGGACCCTTACTCCTAATGTGGCCCCCAGCCCAGATGTGGGACCCCTGCTGCAGCAGCGGCTGGAGGAGCTGGATGCCTTGCtcctggaagaggaggaagtggaTTAG
- the PRR14 gene encoding proline-rich protein 14 isoform X4: MDLPGESSLPGQPRLCRQPLSRALWGARSPKRPRLQPPVAPSPLEKASRRVLAVVLEDVMAAHMVPLVPQEETSTPRHRSNRWDSVHNQLPASPPRQAMWSSQARPHYPLHLCREPLSRIHQSSSTPRHRSRTTPVPEEGPSQEVGRAPQPTLVVMLEDVTSPRPPAEGFTDETPNFIIPARRAESMMMVHQTMPPSKDLEAPFQASVLSADPLENSSPAPDPVLEAPSTPPPSSLLRPRLSPWGLAPLFRSVRSKLESFADIFLTPNKAPQPPPPSPPMKLELKIAISEAEQSRAAEGTASVSPRPPIRQWRAQDHHTPVPLPKPPLGRSHSCPDLGPPGSDTCSWPPSSYHPSRPRPRRHTVGSGEMARVPPPPPPRPCLRKEVFPLGGVGGSPPLITSCSSTASTSSSFSEPAKPRLGSTKGKEPQASQDQVLSDPETKVGVQMKGRRLVGACSHAAFLPSAPFLQTMGKVSRFRIRRTVARPQLNLTPMGLPRPIRLNKKEFSLEEIYTNKNYQSPTTRRTFETIFEEPRERNGTLIFTSSRKLRRAVEFRDSSLPRSRRPSRGVRAAAGRTLTPNVAPSPDVGPLLQQRLEELDALLLEEEEVD, translated from the exons ATGGACTTGCCGGGGGAATCCAG CCTGCCTGGCCAGCCACGTCTGTGCCGCCAGCCTTTGAGTCGAGCATTATGGGGAGCCAGAAGCCCGAAACGGCCGAGGCTGCAGCCCCCAGTGGCCCCTTCACCCTTGGAAAAGGCCTCTCGGAGGGTCCTGGCCGTGGTACTGGAAGATGTCATGGCTGCCCATATG GTCCCCCTGGTGCCTCAAGAGGAGACCTCTACTCCACGGCACCGCAGCAACCGTTGGGATTCTGTCCACAACCAGCTGCCTGCCTCACCACCCCGACAGGCCATGTGGTCATCACAGGCCAG GCCTCACTACCCACTGCACTTATGCCGAGAGCCCTTGAGCCGCATTCACCAGTCTTCTTCCACCCCGAGGCATCGATCAAGGACAACCCCTGTCCCAGAGGAAGGCCCTTCACAAGAGGTGGGCCGGGCCCCCCAGCCCACTCTGGTGGTGATGCTAGAAGATGTTACCAGTCCAAGACCCCCAGCTGAG GGCTTCACGGATGAGACTCCCAACTTCATCATCCCAGCaagaag AGCTGAATCCATGATGATGGTTCACCAGACAATGCCTCCGTCCAAGGACCTGGAAGCCCCATTCCAGGCATCTGTCCTGTCTGCAGACCCTCTGGAGAACTCATCACCAG cCCCAGATCCTGTTCTGGAAGCCCCATCGACCCCACCGCCATCCAGCCTTTTACGCCCCCGCCTCAGCCCCTGGGGCTTGGCACCCCTCTTCCGTTCTGTTCGTTCCAAGCTGGAGAGCTTTGCTGACATCTTCCTCACACCCAACAaagccccacagcccccacccccatcacccccCATGAAGTTGGAGTTGAAGATTGCCATCTCAGAGGCTGAGCAGTCCAGGGCTGCTGAGGGTACTGCATCCGTCAGTCCCCGCCCTCCTATCCGACAGTGGCGAGCTCAAGACCATCATACCCCAGTACCTCTCCCTAAGCCACCTCTGGGCCGAAGCCACTCCTGCCCTGACCTGGGGCCTCCTGGCTCAGATACCTGCAGCTGGCCCCCTTCTTCATACCACCCAAGCCGGCCACGGCCTCGGCGGCATACTGTGGGTAGTGGAGAGATGGCTCGagtcccaccaccaccaccccctcgaCCCTGTCTCCGGAAAGAGGTCTTCCCTCTTGGAGGAGTGGGAGGCTCTCCTCCCCTCATCACATCTTGTTCGTCCACTGcatccacttcctcctccttctctgaaCCTGCAAAACCCAG GTTGGGCTCAACCAAGGGAAAGGAGCCACAGGCCTCACAGGACCAAGTGCTGTCAGACCCTGAGACCAAGGTAGGCGTACAGATGAAGGGGAGGAGATTAGTGGGAGCCTGTTCCCATGCTGCCTTCTTACCTTCTGCCCCATTTTTGCAGACCATGGGAAAGGTTTCTCGATTTAGAATACGCAGGACAGTGGCCCGTCCTCAACTAAACCTTACACCAATGGGGCTGCCTCGACCAATCAG GTTGAACAAGAAAGAGTTCAGCTTGGAAGAAATTTACACCAACAAGAATTATCAATCACCTACAACCAGGAG GACCTTTGAGACCATCTTTGAGGAACCAAGGGAGCGCAATGGGACTCTGATTTTTACCAGCTCAAGGAAGCTGCGGCGGGCTGTGGAATTTCGGGACAGCAGCCTTCCTCGATCCCGGAGGCCATCTCGTGGGGTCCGGGCTGCTGCTGGCAGGACCCTTACTCCTAATGTGGCCCCCAGCCCAGATGTGGGACCCCTGCTGCAGCAGCGGCTGGAGGAGCTGGATGCCTTGCtcctggaagaggaggaagtggaTTAG